From the Acidovorax carolinensis genome, one window contains:
- a CDS encoding DUF3683 domain-containing protein — MNVPIALAALQAQAAEPVRLREIPYNYTSFSDREIVIRLLGAPAWEVLDQLRNERRTGRSARMLYEVLGDIWVVQRNPYLQDDLLDNPARRKLLVDALQHRLGEIDKRRTPADDAERDRLVGELAQAARRAVAEFDATFEQAATLRRQIQRTLGRLTAKDNIKFDGLSRVSHVTDATDWRVEYPFVVLTPDTEAEMARLVKGCIELGLTIIPRGGGTGYTGGAIPLTWKSVVINTEKLEAMTEVEMRRLPGMDRDVGTVWTEAGVVTQRVADAAERAGFVFAVDPTSAEASCIGGNIAMNAGGKKAVLWGTALDNLASWRMVTPEAQWLEVTRLDHNMGKIHDAEMACFELQYFEADGKTPIRTERLDIPGKTFRKEGLGKDVTDKFLSGLPGIQKEGCDGLITSARWVVHRMPEHTRTVCLEFFGNAKNAVPSIVEIKDFMFAEQKRSGVLLAGLEHLDDRYLKAVGYATKSKKHGGGLPKMVLFGDIAGDNADDVARVTSEVVRIANSRSGEGFIAISPEARKKFWLDRKRTAAISRHTNAFKINEDVVIPLPRMAEYTDGIERINIELSLRNKIKLCDALTDFFERGNLPLGKHDDANEIPSAELLEDRVAQAVALVAEVRALWSGWLQGVETLFPQLQDHTLRASWKTQLRAPLQGIFAGAAFQPILDEATAIHKRVLKGRVWVALHMHAGDGNVHTNLPVNSDDYEMLQTAHQAVERIMVLARSLDGVISGEHGIGITKLEFLTDAELQPFADYKRKVDPEGRFNKGKLLRNQELPALVGKAPEAHLASKPVLHADLTNAYTPSFGLMGHESLIMQQSDIGAIADSVKDCLRCGKCKPVCSTHVPRANLLYSPRNKILATSLLVEAFLYEEQTRRGVSIKHWQEFEDVADHCTVCHKCESPCPVKIDFGDVTMNMRNLLRKMGKKSFRPGNALAMTMLNATNPDTIKLLRTAMVGVGFKAQRMAVDLLRKVGRKQTAKPPATVGTAPIKEQVIHFINKKLPGGLPKKTARALLDIEDKDYVPIIRNPQATTAETEAVFYFPGCGSERLFSQVGLATQAMLWHAGVQTVLPPGYLCCGYPQRGSGQFDKAEKMITDNRVLFHRVANTLNYLDIKTVVVSCGTCYDQLQGYEFDKIFPGSRIIDIHEYLLEKGITLQGKGAYLYHEPCHNPMKLQDSMKTVKALVGEQVLKSERCCGESGTLGVTRPDVSTQVRFRKEEEIRKGEAALRAGGAVGAQDNVKILTSCPSCLQGLNRYEGDLQNGLLEADYIVVEMAREILGENWMPDYVHQANNGGIERVLV, encoded by the coding sequence ATGAATGTTCCGATTGCGTTGGCTGCCTTGCAGGCGCAGGCTGCCGAGCCTGTGCGTCTGCGCGAAATTCCCTACAACTACACCTCGTTCTCCGACCGGGAGATCGTGATTCGCCTGCTGGGCGCGCCCGCCTGGGAGGTGCTCGACCAGTTGCGCAATGAGCGCCGTACGGGCCGCTCTGCCCGCATGCTGTATGAAGTGCTGGGCGATATCTGGGTGGTGCAGCGCAACCCTTATCTGCAAGACGACCTGCTTGACAACCCGGCCCGGCGCAAGCTGCTGGTCGATGCCCTGCAGCACCGCCTGGGCGAGATCGACAAGCGCCGCACCCCCGCCGACGACGCCGAGCGCGATCGTCTGGTGGGTGAACTGGCACAGGCCGCACGCCGTGCGGTGGCTGAGTTTGATGCCACGTTCGAGCAGGCTGCCACGCTGCGCCGCCAGATCCAGCGCACGCTGGGGCGCCTTACGGCCAAGGACAACATCAAGTTCGACGGCCTCTCGCGCGTGAGCCATGTGACCGACGCGACCGACTGGCGCGTCGAATACCCCTTTGTGGTGCTGACCCCTGACACCGAGGCCGAGATGGCGCGCCTGGTTAAGGGTTGCATCGAGCTCGGTCTGACCATCATCCCGCGCGGGGGCGGCACGGGTTACACCGGCGGCGCGATTCCGCTGACATGGAAGAGCGTGGTCATCAACACCGAAAAGCTCGAAGCCATGACCGAGGTGGAAATGCGCCGTCTGCCGGGCATGGACCGCGATGTGGGCACCGTGTGGACCGAAGCCGGCGTGGTCACCCAGCGCGTGGCCGATGCGGCCGAGCGTGCAGGCTTTGTGTTTGCCGTCGACCCGACCAGTGCCGAGGCCTCGTGCATCGGCGGCAACATCGCCATGAACGCGGGCGGCAAGAAGGCCGTGCTGTGGGGCACGGCGCTCGACAACCTCGCCAGCTGGCGCATGGTGACGCCCGAGGCGCAGTGGCTGGAGGTGACGCGCCTGGATCACAACATGGGCAAGATCCATGATGCCGAGATGGCCTGCTTCGAGCTGCAGTATTTCGAGGCCGACGGCAAAACACCCATCCGCACCGAGCGCCTGGACATTCCGGGCAAGACCTTCCGCAAGGAAGGCCTGGGCAAGGACGTGACCGACAAGTTCCTTTCGGGGCTGCCCGGCATCCAGAAGGAGGGCTGCGACGGCCTCATCACCAGCGCGCGCTGGGTGGTGCACCGCATGCCCGAGCACACGCGCACCGTGTGCCTGGAGTTCTTTGGCAACGCCAAGAACGCGGTGCCCAGCATTGTCGAGATCAAGGACTTCATGTTCGCCGAGCAAAAGCGCAGTGGCGTGTTGCTGGCCGGCCTGGAGCACCTGGACGACCGGTATCTCAAGGCCGTGGGCTATGCCACCAAGAGCAAGAAGCATGGTGGCGGGTTGCCCAAGATGGTGCTGTTCGGCGATATCGCGGGCGACAACGCCGACGATGTGGCGCGCGTCACTAGTGAGGTGGTGCGCATTGCCAACTCGCGCAGCGGTGAAGGCTTTATCGCCATCAGCCCCGAGGCGCGCAAGAAATTCTGGCTCGACCGCAAGCGCACGGCCGCCATCAGCCGCCACACCAACGCCTTCAAGATCAATGAAGACGTGGTGATCCCGCTGCCGCGCATGGCCGAGTACACCGACGGCATCGAGCGCATCAACATAGAGCTGTCCCTGCGCAACAAGATCAAGCTGTGCGACGCGCTCACCGACTTTTTCGAGCGTGGCAACCTGCCATTGGGCAAGCACGACGACGCCAATGAAATCCCCTCGGCTGAGTTGCTGGAAGACCGCGTGGCCCAGGCCGTTGCGCTGGTCGCCGAGGTGCGTGCGCTGTGGTCGGGCTGGTTGCAGGGCGTTGAAACGCTGTTCCCGCAATTGCAGGACCACACGCTGCGCGCGAGCTGGAAGACCCAGCTGCGTGCGCCATTGCAGGGCATCTTTGCGGGCGCGGCGTTCCAGCCCATCCTGGATGAAGCCACGGCCATCCACAAGCGCGTGCTCAAGGGCCGCGTGTGGGTGGCCCTGCACATGCACGCGGGCGACGGCAACGTGCACACCAACCTGCCGGTCAACAGCGACGATTACGAAATGCTGCAGACCGCGCACCAGGCGGTCGAACGCATCATGGTGCTGGCGCGCAGCCTCGATGGCGTGATTTCGGGCGAGCACGGCATCGGCATCACCAAGCTGGAGTTCCTGACCGACGCGGAGCTGCAACCCTTTGCGGACTACAAACGCAAGGTCGACCCGGAAGGGCGTTTCAATAAGGGCAAGTTGCTCCGAAATCAGGAGCTGCCAGCGCTTGTTGGTAAAGCGCCAGAGGCCCATTTGGCTTCAAAACCGGTGCTGCACGCCGACCTGACCAACGCCTATACGCCGAGCTTCGGCTTGATGGGCCACGAGTCGCTGATCATGCAGCAGAGCGACATCGGCGCCATTGCCGACAGCGTCAAGGACTGCCTGCGCTGCGGCAAGTGCAAGCCCGTGTGCTCCACGCATGTGCCGCGCGCCAACCTGCTGTACAGCCCGCGCAACAAGATTCTGGCCACCTCGCTGCTGGTCGAAGCGTTTTTGTACGAAGAGCAGACCCGCCGCGGCGTGAGCATCAAGCACTGGCAAGAGTTCGAGGACGTGGCCGACCACTGCACCGTGTGCCACAAGTGCGAGAGCCCCTGCCCGGTGAAGATCGACTTTGGCGACGTCACCATGAACATGCGCAACCTGCTGCGCAAGATGGGCAAGAAGAGCTTCCGCCCCGGCAACGCGCTGGCCATGACCATGCTCAATGCCACCAACCCCGACACCATCAAGCTGCTGCGCACGGCCATGGTGGGCGTGGGCTTCAAGGCCCAGCGCATGGCGGTGGATTTGCTGCGCAAGGTCGGACGCAAGCAGACGGCCAAGCCGCCTGCCACGGTGGGCACCGCGCCCATCAAAGAGCAGGTGATCCACTTCATCAACAAGAAGCTGCCCGGTGGCCTGCCCAAGAAGACGGCGCGTGCGCTGCTCGACATCGAGGACAAGGACTACGTGCCTATCATCCGCAACCCGCAGGCCACCACGGCCGAGACGGAGGCGGTGTTTTACTTTCCGGGCTGCGGGTCGGAGCGCCTGTTCAGCCAGGTGGGCCTGGCCACGCAGGCCATGTTGTGGCACGCGGGTGTGCAGACCGTGCTGCCGCCTGGCTACCTGTGCTGCGGTTACCCGCAGCGCGGCTCGGGCCAGTTCGACAAGGCCGAGAAGATGATCACCGACAACCGGGTGCTCTTCCACCGCGTGGCCAACACGCTCAACTACCTCGACATCAAGACCGTGGTGGTGAGCTGCGGCACCTGCTATGACCAGCTGCAGGGCTACGAGTTTGACAAGATCTTCCCTGGCAGCCGCATCATCGACATCCACGAGTACCTGCTGGAAAAGGGCATCACGCTGCAGGGCAAGGGCGCCTACCTGTACCACGAGCCCTGCCACAACCCCATGAAGCTGCAGGACTCGATGAAGACGGTGAAGGCGCTGGTGGGCGAGCAGGTGCTGAAAAGCGAGCGCTGCTGTGGCGAGTCGGGCACGCTGGGCGTGACGCGGCCGGACGTGTCCACGCAGGTGCGCTTCCGCAAGGAAGAGGAAATCAGGAAGGGTGAAGCCGCTCTTCGTGCAGGTGGCGCCGTGGGCGCGCAAGACAACGTCAAGATTTTGACCAGCTGCCCGAGCTGCCTGCAGGGCCTGAACCGTTACGAGGGCGACTTGCAGAACGGCTTGCTCGAAGCCGACTACATCGTGGTCGAAATGGCGCGCGAGATATTGGGCGAAAACTGGATGCCCGACTACGTGCACCAAGCCAACAACGGCGGCATCGAGCGGGTGCTGGTCTGA
- the serA gene encoding phosphoglycerate dehydrogenase gives MATTSLDKSKIKFLLLEGIHPSALDVIRAAGYSQIEAIAGALPDDELKRKIADAHFVGIRSRTQLTEEVFAHASKLVAVGCFCIGTNQVDLNAARERGIAVFNAPYSNTRSVAELVLAEAILLLRGIPEKNAAAHRGGWLKSADNAYEIRGKTLGIVGYGSIGTQLSVLAEALGMQVAFFDVVNKLPLGNARQVQNLHDLLGQSDIVSLHVPELPSTQWMIGAAEIAAMKPGGILINAARGTVVQIEPLAEALKAKKLLGAAIDVFPVEPRTNKDEFQSPLRGLDNVILTPHIGGSTMEAQANIGLEVAEKLVKYSDNGTSTSSVNFPEVALPAHPGKHRLLHVHRNVPGVLSEINRIFSDNQINIAAQYLQTNEKIGYVVIDIDAASSDLALDKLAHVPGTLRSRVLF, from the coding sequence ATGGCCACCACTTCTCTGGACAAAAGCAAGATCAAGTTCCTGTTGCTCGAGGGCATACATCCCTCGGCGCTGGATGTCATCCGCGCAGCCGGCTATTCGCAGATCGAGGCCATCGCAGGCGCACTGCCTGATGACGAACTCAAGCGCAAGATTGCGGACGCCCATTTCGTGGGCATTCGTTCGCGCACGCAGTTGACCGAAGAGGTTTTTGCCCACGCGTCCAAACTGGTGGCCGTAGGCTGCTTTTGCATCGGCACCAACCAGGTGGACTTGAACGCGGCGCGCGAGCGTGGCATTGCGGTCTTCAATGCGCCGTACTCCAACACGCGCTCGGTGGCCGAGCTGGTGCTGGCCGAAGCCATCCTGTTGCTGCGCGGCATTCCCGAAAAAAATGCGGCGGCGCACCGGGGCGGGTGGCTCAAGTCGGCTGACAACGCGTATGAAATCCGCGGCAAGACGCTGGGCATCGTCGGCTACGGCTCCATCGGCACACAGCTGTCGGTGCTGGCCGAGGCGCTGGGCATGCAGGTGGCGTTTTTTGACGTGGTCAACAAGCTGCCCCTGGGCAATGCCCGCCAGGTGCAAAACCTGCACGATCTGCTGGGCCAGAGCGACATCGTGAGTTTGCATGTGCCCGAGCTGCCGTCCACCCAGTGGATGATCGGCGCGGCGGAAATTGCGGCCATGAAGCCCGGGGGCATCCTGATCAACGCGGCGCGCGGCACCGTGGTGCAGATCGAGCCGCTGGCCGAGGCGCTGAAGGCCAAGAAGCTGCTGGGCGCGGCCATCGACGTGTTCCCGGTGGAACCACGCACCAACAAGGACGAGTTCCAGTCGCCCCTGCGCGGGCTCGACAACGTCATCCTCACGCCCCACATCGGTGGCTCCACCATGGAGGCGCAGGCCAACATTGGCCTGGAAGTGGCCGAAAAGCTGGTGAAATACAGCGACAACGGCACCAGCACCTCGTCGGTCAACTTCCCCGAAGTAGCTTTGCCCGCCCACCCCGGCAAGCACCGCCTGTTGCACGTCCACCGCAACGTGCCGGGCGTGCTGTCGGAGATCAACCGCATCTTCTCGGACAACCAGATCAACATTGCCGCCCAGTACCTGCAGACCAACGAGAAGATTGGCTATGTGGTGATCGATATCGACGCTGCATCGTCTGACCTGGCGCTCGACAAGCTGGCCCATGTGCCCGGAACGCTGCGCAGCCGCGTGCTGTTCTAG
- the ugpB gene encoding sn-glycerol-3-phosphate ABC transporter substrate-binding protein UgpB, whose translation MQFKHLALTAALAATVCVSAQAQTEIQWWHSMTAVNNEWVNDLAKQFNESQKEFKVVPTFKGAYDESMTAAIAAFRSGNAPHILQVFEVGTATMMASKGATVPVGKVMKDAGADFNPGSYIPAVAAYYTAPNGEMLSFPFNSSTTIFYYNKDAFKKAGLNADKAPATWPEVFEAAKKLKASGHSCPMTLAWNGWTQLESFSAWHNVEFATEKNGLSANGYKARIKINSPLHVRHIDNLAKAAKAGEYLYKGRGSAAQASFTAGECAMIQTSSGFYGDVAKNAKFAYGLAPMPYYPDVKGAPQNTVIGGASLWVMAGKKPAEYKGVAKFFEFLSQTKVQAASHQRTGYLPITMGAYELTDKSGFYAKYPGTDVAVNQMVRKVTDNSRGIRLGNYVQIRTIEDEELEQVWSGKKSAKDALDAIVSRGNELLARFERSYKQ comes from the coding sequence ATGCAATTCAAGCATCTGGCCCTGACAGCCGCCCTTGCCGCCACCGTGTGTGTTTCTGCGCAAGCCCAAACCGAAATCCAGTGGTGGCATTCGATGACGGCCGTGAACAACGAGTGGGTCAATGACCTGGCCAAACAGTTCAACGAGAGCCAGAAGGAATTCAAGGTGGTGCCCACGTTCAAGGGCGCCTATGACGAAAGCATGACTGCCGCCATTGCCGCCTTCCGCTCGGGCAATGCACCACACATCCTGCAAGTGTTTGAAGTGGGCACCGCCACGATGATGGCCTCCAAGGGCGCCACGGTGCCGGTTGGCAAGGTGATGAAGGACGCCGGCGCCGACTTCAACCCCGGCAGCTACATCCCTGCCGTGGCCGCCTACTACACCGCCCCCAATGGCGAGATGCTGAGCTTTCCGTTCAACAGCTCCACCACCATCTTCTATTACAACAAGGACGCCTTCAAGAAGGCCGGCCTGAACGCAGACAAGGCCCCCGCCACTTGGCCCGAGGTGTTCGAAGCCGCCAAGAAGCTCAAGGCCAGCGGCCACAGCTGCCCCATGACCCTGGCCTGGAACGGCTGGACCCAGCTGGAATCGTTCTCCGCCTGGCACAACGTCGAGTTCGCCACCGAAAAGAACGGCCTGAGCGCCAATGGCTACAAGGCGCGCATAAAGATCAACTCGCCGCTGCACGTGCGGCACATCGACAACCTGGCCAAGGCCGCCAAGGCGGGCGAGTACCTGTACAAGGGGCGTGGCTCGGCAGCACAGGCGTCGTTCACCGCCGGTGAGTGCGCCATGATCCAGACCTCGTCGGGCTTCTATGGCGACGTGGCCAAGAACGCCAAGTTTGCCTACGGCCTGGCCCCCATGCCCTACTACCCCGACGTGAAGGGCGCGCCGCAGAACACCGTGATCGGCGGCGCCTCGCTGTGGGTCATGGCCGGCAAGAAGCCTGCCGAATACAAGGGCGTGGCCAAATTCTTCGAATTCCTGTCGCAAACCAAGGTGCAGGCCGCCAGCCACCAGCGCACGGGCTACCTGCCCATCACCATGGGCGCCTATGAGCTGACCGACAAGTCCGGCTTCTACGCCAAGTACCCTGGCACCGACGTGGCCGTGAACCAGATGGTGCGCAAGGTGACTGACAACTCGCGCGGCATCCGCCTGGGCAACTACGTGCAGATTCGCACCATCGAGGACGAAGAACTCGAGCAGGTCTGGTCCGGCAAGAAGTCGGCCAAGGATGCGCTGGACGCCATCGTGAGCCGTGGCAACGAACTGCTGGCCCGTTTCGAGCGTTCGTACAAGCAATAA
- the ugpA gene encoding sn-glycerol-3-phosphate ABC transporter permease UgpA: MEKRVLFRSAWLPWVLIAPQLLIIGLFFFWPAGQAVIQSFQMEDAFGMSTEWVGLDNFRQLVDNPSYLDSFQRTAMFSVLVAGIGIVVSLVLAIFADRIVRFAMVYKTLLIVPYAVAPVIAGVLWVFLFSPSIGVATYYLGALGYNWNHMMNDGQAMALIVIASVWKQISYNFLFFLAGLQSIPKALIEAASIDGAGPWRRFWNIQLPLLSPTTFFLLVINIVYAFFDTFGIIDAATQGGPGQSTSILVYKVYQDGFKALDLGGSAAQSVILMCIVVALTVVQFRYVEKKVQY; encoded by the coding sequence ATGGAAAAACGCGTACTTTTCCGCTCGGCGTGGCTGCCCTGGGTGCTGATTGCGCCCCAGCTGCTCATCATCGGCCTCTTCTTTTTCTGGCCGGCCGGCCAGGCCGTGATCCAGTCTTTCCAGATGGAAGACGCCTTCGGCATGAGTACCGAGTGGGTGGGGCTGGACAACTTCCGCCAGCTGGTGGACAACCCCTCGTATCTCGACTCCTTCCAGCGCACGGCCATGTTCTCGGTGCTGGTGGCGGGTATCGGCATCGTGGTCTCGCTGGTGCTGGCCATTTTTGCCGACCGCATCGTGCGCTTTGCCATGGTCTACAAGACCCTGCTCATCGTGCCTTACGCGGTGGCGCCGGTGATCGCTGGCGTGCTGTGGGTGTTCCTGTTCTCGCCCTCCATCGGCGTGGCCACCTACTACCTGGGCGCGCTGGGCTACAACTGGAACCACATGATGAACGACGGGCAGGCCATGGCGCTCATCGTGATCGCCTCGGTATGGAAGCAGATTTCCTACAACTTCCTATTCTTTCTGGCGGGCCTGCAGTCCATCCCCAAGGCGCTGATCGAAGCTGCATCCATCGACGGCGCCGGCCCCTGGCGCCGGTTCTGGAACATCCAGCTGCCGCTGCTGTCGCCCACCACGTTCTTTTTGCTGGTGATCAACATCGTCTACGCGTTCTTCGACACCTTCGGCATCATTGACGCGGCCACCCAGGGCGGCCCCGGCCAGTCCACCTCCATCCTGGTCTACAAGGTGTACCAGGACGGCTTCAAGGCGCTCGACCTGGGCGGCTCGGCCGCGCAGTCGGTGATCCTGATGTGCATCGTGGTGGCGCTCACCGTGGTTCAGTTCCGCTACGTGGAAAAGAAGGTGCAGTACTGA
- the ugpE gene encoding sn-glycerol-3-phosphate ABC transporter permease UgpE, with translation MVDRNPWLNFLSHAVLLLGVAIVAFPLYLALVASTHTAQAIVQSPMPLLPGAHLWENYQAALFGSGKLGSNTNVVHMMWVSFVVAMVITVGKIAISLLSAFAIVYFRFPFKMLCFWAIFVTLMLPVEVRILPTYKVVADLGLLNSYAGLTLPLIASATATFLFRQFFLTVPDELVEAARMDGAGPMRFFIDVLVPLSRTSIAALFVIQFIYGWNQYLWPLLMTTSEDMYPVVIGIKRMLAGGEAAVDWNIVMATAIIAMLPPTAVVILMQKWFVKGLVDTEK, from the coding sequence ATGGTTGATCGAAACCCCTGGCTCAATTTCCTGTCCCACGCCGTGCTGCTGCTGGGCGTGGCCATCGTCGCCTTTCCGCTGTATCTAGCGCTCGTCGCCTCCACCCATACGGCGCAGGCCATCGTGCAGTCGCCCATGCCCTTGCTGCCGGGCGCCCACCTGTGGGAGAACTACCAGGCCGCCCTGTTCGGCTCGGGCAAGCTGGGCTCCAACACCAATGTGGTGCACATGATGTGGGTGAGCTTCGTGGTGGCCATGGTCATCACCGTGGGCAAGATCGCGATTTCGCTGCTGTCGGCGTTCGCCATCGTGTACTTCCGCTTCCCGTTCAAGATGCTGTGCTTCTGGGCCATCTTCGTGACGCTGATGCTTCCCGTGGAGGTGCGCATCCTGCCCACCTACAAGGTGGTGGCCGACCTGGGCCTGCTCAACAGCTACGCGGGCCTGACGCTGCCACTGATCGCCTCGGCCACGGCCACCTTTTTGTTTCGCCAGTTCTTCCTGACGGTGCCCGACGAACTGGTGGAGGCCGCCCGCATGGACGGCGCTGGGCCCATGCGCTTTTTCATCGACGTACTGGTGCCGCTGTCGCGCACCTCGATTGCCGCGCTGTTCGTGATCCAGTTCATCTACGGTTGGAACCAGTACCTGTGGCCCTTGCTCATGACCACCTCGGAGGACATGTACCCGGTGGTGATCGGCATCAAGCGCATGCTGGCCGGCGGCGAGGCCGCGGTGGACTGGAACATCGTCATGGCCACCGCCATCATCGCCATGCTGCCGCCCACGGCCGTGGTGATCCTCATGCAGAAGTGGTTCGTCAAGGGCCTGGTCGATACCGAGAAATAA
- a CDS encoding sn-glycerol-3-phosphate import ATP-binding protein UgpC has translation MASLTLSNVVKHYGSGKQIVPVIHGVNADIQDGEFIVIVGPSGCGKSTLLRMVAGLEEITGGTIAIGERVVNNLEPAKRDIAMVFQNYALYPHMSVFDNMAYGLKIAKAPKDEIKARVDKAAKILELGHLLERKPRELSGGQRQRVAMGRAIVRQPQVFLFDEPLSNLDAKLRAQTRIEIQKLHRELGITSLFVTHDQVEAMTLAQRMIVMNAGVMEQFGTPEEVYHTPASIFVASFIGSPPMNLLRHAPNSKPGTILGIRPEHLDITATGWEVRVDTVELLGAERLVYATMGGDSLIVRIEEGSASPKVGETIHITPRENRLHWFHAETGKRL, from the coding sequence ATGGCATCCCTCACTCTCAGCAACGTCGTCAAGCACTACGGCAGCGGCAAGCAGATCGTGCCCGTGATCCACGGCGTCAACGCCGACATCCAGGACGGCGAGTTCATCGTCATCGTCGGCCCCTCGGGCTGCGGCAAATCCACGCTGCTGCGCATGGTGGCCGGCCTGGAGGAAATCACTGGCGGCACCATTGCCATCGGCGAGCGCGTGGTCAACAACCTGGAGCCCGCCAAGCGCGACATCGCCATGGTGTTCCAGAACTACGCCCTGTATCCGCACATGAGCGTGTTTGACAACATGGCCTACGGCCTGAAGATCGCCAAGGCGCCCAAGGACGAAATCAAGGCCCGCGTGGACAAGGCCGCCAAGATCCTCGAACTCGGCCATCTGCTCGAACGCAAGCCGCGCGAGCTCTCGGGCGGCCAGCGCCAGCGCGTAGCCATGGGCCGCGCCATCGTGCGCCAGCCGCAGGTGTTTTTGTTCGACGAGCCGCTGTCGAACCTCGACGCCAAGCTGCGCGCCCAGACCCGCATCGAAATCCAGAAGCTGCACCGTGAGCTGGGCATCACCAGCCTGTTCGTCACGCACGACCAGGTCGAGGCCATGACGCTGGCACAGCGCATGATCGTCATGAACGCGGGCGTGATGGAGCAGTTCGGCACGCCCGAAGAGGTCTATCACACGCCGGCATCGATTTTTGTGGCCAGCTTCATCGGCTCGCCGCCCATGAACCTGCTGCGCCATGCGCCCAACAGCAAGCCCGGCACCATTCTGGGCATTCGCCCCGAACACCTGGACATCACCGCCACCGGCTGGGAGGTGCGCGTGGACACGGTCGAACTGCTGGGCGCCGAGCGCCTGGTGTACGCCACCATGGGCGGCGACAGCCTGATCGTGCGCATCGAAGAGGGCAGCGCCTCGCCGAAGGTGGGCGAAACGATCCACATCACGCCGCGTGAAAACCGCCTGCACTGGTTCCACGCCGAGACCGGCAAGCGCCTCTGA
- the ugpQ gene encoding glycerophosphodiester phosphodiesterase: protein MTTPWPYPRWIAHRGAGKLAPENTMSAFRLGAQHGYRMFECDAKLSSDGVLFLLHDATLQRTTNGRGTGGALPWHALSQLDAGSWHSRAHAGESMPTLEALARWCLANHFCLNVEIKPTPGTEAATGRAVGELLARIWPATAVPPLLTSFKPDALAAAQAAAPQLPRGLLLDTLREGCLDEAQQLGCQALVCNHALWDAALVQQVHALGLRALSYTVNDEWAAQRLIDLGTDGIITDRVDLFSAAA from the coding sequence ATGACCACACCCTGGCCCTATCCTCGCTGGATCGCCCACCGCGGCGCCGGCAAGCTGGCGCCCGAGAACACCATGTCGGCATTTCGGCTGGGGGCGCAGCACGGTTACCGCATGTTCGAGTGCGACGCCAAGTTGAGCAGCGACGGCGTGCTGTTCCTTTTGCACGATGCCACCCTGCAGCGCACCACCAATGGCCGCGGCACGGGCGGCGCCCTGCCCTGGCACGCCCTGTCGCAGCTGGATGCAGGCAGCTGGCATTCGCGCGCCCATGCGGGCGAGAGCATGCCCACGCTGGAGGCGCTGGCGCGCTGGTGCCTGGCCAACCATTTCTGCCTGAATGTGGAAATCAAGCCCACGCCTGGCACCGAGGCCGCCACCGGCCGCGCCGTGGGCGAATTGCTGGCACGCATCTGGCCCGCCACGGCCGTGCCACCCTTGCTGACCTCGTTCAAGCCGGACGCACTGGCGGCGGCCCAGGCCGCTGCGCCGCAGTTGCCGCGCGGCCTGCTGCTCGACACCCTGCGGGAAGGCTGCCTGGACGAGGCGCAGCAACTGGGCTGCCAGGCGCTGGTATGCAACCACGCCTTGTGGGATGCTGCCCTGGTGCAACAGGTCCACGCATTGGGTCTGCGCGCCCTGAGCTACACGGTGAACGACGAATGGGCGGCCCAACGCCTGATCGACCTGGGCACCGACGGCATCATCACCGACCGCGTCGATCTGTTCAGCGCAGCCGCCTGA
- a CDS encoding N-formylglutamate amidohydrolase produces the protein MDLPDFLQPRPDTPVEVRAPTAPALPLVCDSPHSGTAYPADFGHVVPLSLLRRGEDTHIHTLWQDVPAHGATLIAATFPRTYIDPNRSEVDIDPAMLAGDWPEPLTPGEKTRQGLGLVWARISKDGVATPLYDRRLTVAEVQGRIAHYWRPYHAALQQAIDTSVQRFGAVWHLNLHSMPSDVYRRLGRTDAPPLADFVLGDRDGTTCAPEFVQLVAATLRGFGYSVALNEPYKGVELIGRIGQPHRGRHSLQIEIRRPVYMDEDTREPHAGFAPLRAHLDALMGVVAAYVRAAMPRQ, from the coding sequence ATGGACTTGCCCGACTTCTTGCAGCCCCGGCCGGACACCCCGGTCGAGGTGCGCGCGCCCACAGCGCCCGCCCTGCCGCTGGTGTGCGATTCGCCGCACAGCGGCACGGCCTACCCGGCCGACTTTGGCCATGTGGTGCCCCTGTCTTTGCTGCGCCGGGGGGAGGACACGCACATCCACACGCTGTGGCAGGACGTGCCGGCCCACGGCGCGACGCTGATCGCGGCGACCTTTCCCCGCACCTACATCGACCCCAACCGCAGCGAGGTCGACATCGACCCCGCCATGCTCGCCGGCGATTGGCCCGAGCCCTTGACGCCGGGCGAGAAAACACGCCAGGGCCTGGGGCTGGTGTGGGCCCGCATCAGCAAGGACGGCGTGGCTACGCCGCTGTATGACCGGCGCCTGACCGTGGCCGAGGTGCAGGGGCGCATCGCCCACTACTGGCGCCCCTACCACGCCGCGCTGCAGCAGGCCATCGACACGAGCGTGCAGCGCTTTGGCGCCGTGTGGCATCTGAACCTGCACTCCATGCCCAGCGACGTTTACCGGCGCCTGGGTCGGACCGATGCGCCGCCCCTGGCCGACTTCGTGTTGGGCGACCGCGACGGCACCACCTGCGCGCCCGAGTTCGTGCAGCTGGTGGCCGCCACCCTGCGCGGCTTTGGCTACAGCGTGGCGCTGAATGAACCGTACAAAGGGGTGGAACTGATTGGCCGTATCGGCCAGCCGCACCGGGGCCGGCACAGCCTGCAGATCGAGATTCGCCGCCCCGTCTACATGGACGAGGACACGCGCGAGCCCCATGCCGGCTTTGCGCCGCTGCGCGCCCATCTGGACGCGCTGATGGGCGTGGTCGCCGCCTATGTGCGCGCAGCCATGCCACGACAATAG